CCCCGGGCGAGGAGTGGCTCGAGGGCGTCCACGTCGTGCGCGTCGCGGAGGCGCCGCCGGTGATCCCGTTCCAGGACCTGGTGCCCTGGGTGCTGGCGTTCAACAACCGGGTCCAGACGGCGGCCGCCAAGCTGGCCCGCCGCTACGACTTCGACGTCGTCCACGCCCACGACTGGCTGGTCGCCTACGCCGCCGCCGGCATCAAGGAGGCGTTCGACCTTCCGCTGGTCGCGACCGTGCACGCCACCGAGTACGGCCGCCACCAGGGCTGGCTGCCCGGCCCGATGAACAAACTCATCCACCAGGTCGAGTGGTGGCTGACCTACGAGGCCCGGCGGGTCATCGCCTGCTCCAGGTACATGCGCGAGCAGGTCGAGGACATCTTCGTCCTCCCGCCGGAGAAGGTCGACGTCGTCCCCAACGGCGTGGCCGTACGGGACTTCGCCCTGCCCGACGACGAGGTGGCCGCGTACCGGCGCACGCTCGTCGGGCCCCGCACGCGCATGGTGGTGTTCGCGGGACGGCTCGAGTACGAGAAGGGCGTGCAGACCGTGCTGGAGGCACTGCAGGCCGTGCGGGGCGGTGTCGGACCCGTGAAGTTCTTCATCGCGGGGATCGGCACCTACTCCGACGAGCTCAAACGCCGGGTCCGCGAGCTGGGCCTGCGCCGGCACGTCCACTTCACCGGCTTCCTCGAGGACCAGCACCTGCGGTTGCACTACGCGGCCGCCGACGTCGCCGTCGCGCCCAGCATCTACGAGCCGTTCGGGCTGGTCGCGGTCGAGGCGATGGCCTGCGGGACGCCGGTCGTCGCCGGTGACACGGGCGGCCTACGCGAGATCGTCGCCGGTGGCTCCGGGCTGAGCTTCCCGCCCCAGGACGCCGAGGAGCTGGCCAGCGCCCTGACCCGGGTGCTCACCGACGACGCGCTCGCCCAGCGCATGGTCGCCCGGGCGCGCCGCCGCATCGCCGAACGCTACGACTGGTCGTCGGTCGCGGCGGCCACCGTCGACGTCTACGCCCGGGCCGCGCGCGAGGAGGCGGCGCTGGCCGGCCGCGAGCAGCGCCCGGCGCTGCGCCCGATCCTCCACGCCGCCCCGATCCTGGAGCTCGGCGAAGCCGCCGGCTGATCACGCGGCCGGCCGACGAAGCTCAGCGGGTGGCGTCGCCGGTGGGGGTGACGCGGGAGGCGCGGCCGTGGGACATGGCGGTGGCCAGAGCCGTCACGGTGGGATGACCGGGCAGGTCCTCGATGCGGACCGGCAGCGGCAGCGACCAGTTCTCCGCACGCACGGAGCGGTCGGTGCCCGGCACGTTGGGGCGGTGGGGGGTGCCGACCGCGTCGTCGAGTTGTGCGAGCACGAGCTGGTTCGGAGCGGAGGCGAGGTGGCGGTGCAGGGCGACGATCGCCTCGGCCGCCGAGGCGTCCGGGTCCAGGCCGGTGGCGGCGACGATGCGGGTGCGCAGCTGGGCGTGCCAGTCGTCGTCGGGTTCGTGGCCGAGCGACTCCAACATCCGGGCGTCCTTGCCGGTCCAGACGCCGGCCACGGTCGGCAGGTCGTGGGTCGACACCGACGCGAGCGCCTTGGTGCTCCACGCCTCGATCGGGTCCTCCTCGAACCACCACACCTGGTAGCGCAGCACGTCACGGGCGTCGAGCTCTTCCCGCACGCCCTCGGGCACCGTGCCCAGGTCCTCGCCCACGACGAACGCCCGCGCCCGCTGTGACTCCAGGGCGAGGATGTCGAACAGGTCGTCGGTCGGCATCTTCACGTAGGCGCCGTCGGCGGCCGTGCCGCCCGGCGGGATCCAGAACATCCGGAACAGCCCGAGCACGTGGTCGATCCGCAGCCCGCCGACGTGGCGCAGGGCGGCGCGCACCGTGTCGATGAAGGGCTCGTAGCGGGCCGCCTGCAGTTTCCAGGGCACGAACGCCGGCAGCGTCCAGTTCTGGCCCTGCGGGCCGAGCTCGTCCGGTGGCGCCCCCACGCTGACGCCGGTGGCCAGCACGTCCTGCCACGCCCACGCGTCCGCACCGTCCGGGTCGGCGCCGATCGGCAGGTCACCCAGCAGCGCCAGCGGTGCGCCGGCGTAGCGCAGCTGTTCGTCGCACAGCCACTGCAGCCAGCAGTGGAAGCGGATCCGGTCGGCGTGCTCCTTGGCGAAGCTCGCGACCGCCTCGGACGCGGGGTGGCGGTGCTCGGCCGGCCAGCTGCGCCACCCGGAGCCGTGGTGCTCGGCCAGCGTGCAGAAGGTGGCGAACTCGGTCAGCGCATCGCTGCGCTCCTCCACGAACGCGTGGAACGCCGGATCGTCGCCCGCGCCGTCGACCTCGCTCCACACCCGTTCGAGGACGGCGAGCTTGTGCTGGGCGATCCGGTCCCGGTCGATGGGCTGGTCGTCGGTCAGGGCGCGCCCGGCCGCACACAGCTGCTCGAAGTCCTCCAGCCGTGCCACTCCCGGGATCTCGTCGATCCGCAGGTAGAGCGGATCGAGGAAGCGGCGCGAGGTGGGGTAGTACGGGCTGGTCTCACGGGGCGCCACCGGGGTGACGGCGTCCAACGGGTTGATCAGCATCGTGCCGGCGCCGATGTCGGCCGACCACATCGCGAGGTGGCGCAGGTCGGCGAGGTCCCCGATGCCCCAGCTGTCGGCCGACCGGGCGGCGTAGAGCTGCACCGACCAGCCCCAGGCGACGAGGTCGTCGGGCAGGTGACACCGTCCCGGGCTCACGATGAGCCGGCGTGGTTCCTCGTCCCCGTCGACGACGAGGTCGTGATAGCCGGCGGGCAGATCGCCGGGCACCGCACCGTCCAGCGGGCGGACCGTGCCGTCCTCGAGACGCACCTCGACCGCGCCGGGCACGTCGACGGACTCGCCGGTGCGTACCACCAGGACGGCGTCGACCGGGGGCGGCCCCGCCGCTGCCGGATCACCGTCCATCGCCCGCACCAGCGCGTCGCGGGTGCTGCGGGGTACCTCGGCCCAGGCGCCGAAGGCGTCCTCGTAGGCCGTCACGATGCCCCAGGCATCGGGGGCGGCGGAGCGGCCGCCGGTGCGTCGCCGCTCCTCGTCCGAGCGGCGTTCGGGGGTGTCGGCCATCAGGCGTCCTCGTCCCGCACCAGCAGTGCGACCGGGAAGGCGGTCAGGATCTCGGCGAGCGCGACGGGACGGTCCCCGGGGACCACCTGTCCGCTCAGCTCGCAGCGCCACGTCCCGGCGGGCAGCTGCAACGAGGTCCCGCGCCAGTCCCAGTCCTCGAAGCGGCCACCGAGTCCGACCGTCAGGCGCGGCGCCACGGTGGCGACCCTACCGCCGCGCACGAACGCGACCACGTGACCGGCGCGCAGGCCCTCGGCGTGGAGCGGCTCGTAGGTCCCCCCGGGCCCGAACGCCTCCGGCATCCGGGCGCGCAGACGCAGCGCCCGGTGCGTGACCCACAGCTTCGGGGCGCCCTCGTCCATCCGCGCCAGGAGCTCGACCGGGTGGTCGTCGGCCTGCAGCTCCTTCAGCAGCTGCCGGCGACCGTCGAAGTCCACCGGGCGTCGGTTGTCGGGGTCGACCAGCGACAGGTCCCACACCTCGCAGCCCTGGTAGACGTCGGGCACCCCCGGCGAGGTCAGCTTCAGCAGCGTCTGCGACAGCGAGGTGAGCCGGCCCGCACGCCGCAGCGTGTCCACCAGTCGCTCGAGGGCGGTCAGGACCTCGTCGTCGGCCAGGACCGCCCGGACGTACGCCTCGAGGTCGGCCTCGTAGCGCGCGTCCTGGTCGATCCAGTCGGTGTACTGCTTGCCCTCGCGGGCCGCCTTGCGCAGGTACTCCACGGTCCGGTCGGCGGTGATCGGCCACGTCCCGAGCAGGGTCTGCAGCGTCAGGTAGCCGTGCAGCGCGGACGGCCCACGCT
This is a stretch of genomic DNA from Egicoccus sp. AB-alg2. It encodes these proteins:
- a CDS encoding glycosyltransferase family 4 protein, giving the protein MRVLMLTWEYPPRVVGGLGRHCAALARNLVAQGHEVHVVTRDHVTGDGPPAPGEEWLEGVHVVRVAEAPPVIPFQDLVPWVLAFNNRVQTAAAKLARRYDFDVVHAHDWLVAYAAAGIKEAFDLPLVATVHATEYGRHQGWLPGPMNKLIHQVEWWLTYEARRVIACSRYMREQVEDIFVLPPEKVDVVPNGVAVRDFALPDDEVAAYRRTLVGPRTRMVVFAGRLEYEKGVQTVLEALQAVRGGVGPVKFFIAGIGTYSDELKRRVRELGLRRHVHFTGFLEDQHLRLHYAAADVAVAPSIYEPFGLVAVEAMACGTPVVAGDTGGLREIVAGGSGLSFPPQDAEELASALTRVLTDDALAQRMVARARRRIAERYDWSSVAAATVDVYARAAREEAALAGREQRPALRPILHAAPILELGEAAG
- the malQ gene encoding 4-alpha-glucanotransferase; the protein is MADTPERRSDEERRRTGGRSAAPDAWGIVTAYEDAFGAWAEVPRSTRDALVRAMDGDPAAAGPPPVDAVLVVRTGESVDVPGAVEVRLEDGTVRPLDGAVPGDLPAGYHDLVVDGDEEPRRLIVSPGRCHLPDDLVAWGWSVQLYAARSADSWGIGDLADLRHLAMWSADIGAGTMLINPLDAVTPVAPRETSPYYPTSRRFLDPLYLRIDEIPGVARLEDFEQLCAAGRALTDDQPIDRDRIAQHKLAVLERVWSEVDGAGDDPAFHAFVEERSDALTEFATFCTLAEHHGSGWRSWPAEHRHPASEAVASFAKEHADRIRFHCWLQWLCDEQLRYAGAPLALLGDLPIGADPDGADAWAWQDVLATGVSVGAPPDELGPQGQNWTLPAFVPWKLQAARYEPFIDTVRAALRHVGGLRIDHVLGLFRMFWIPPGGTAADGAYVKMPTDDLFDILALESQRARAFVVGEDLGTVPEGVREELDARDVLRYQVWWFEEDPIEAWSTKALASVSTHDLPTVAGVWTGKDARMLESLGHEPDDDWHAQLRTRIVAATGLDPDASAAEAIVALHRHLASAPNQLVLAQLDDAVGTPHRPNVPGTDRSVRAENWSLPLPVRIEDLPGHPTVTALATAMSHGRASRVTPTGDATR